The genomic DNA CAACCAAGCGGACGCTCCAAACGGTCGATTTCCCACAATAGCGGAATATACGTTTCGGAGATGGCTTCGTACATCCATCTCTCTTCTAGACGATGGGCTTCCTGATGTCGGATATATGGTAAATGGGCATGTAAAACTAATGAAAAATAACCTTTGCGCATGTCTGTTCTTCCTCTCCTTCTGCTTTCTATCTGTTATCTTTAGCGAACCCGATCAAAATAGGAGTACGGACGTAATACCTCGACCCATTCGGGTTGCTCTAGTTCTCCGTATTGCCAATGAGCGACGACCTCTGCAAAACGTCCGTCGACGACAGGCTCGTCTCGTGGTGTCTCGATTGGTTTTGAACGGAGGACAGGAAGAAAATCTCCGTCGATTGTTTGAATACCCCATTCGATGATGTATGTAGTGTTCGGCATCAACGGACGGACAAACCATGTATTCGTCATTTCCGGCAATTCAAATTGATACGAACGATTCGCTTCACCTTTTTCATAATCGCGTAACGTCACATCAATGATCCGCATTTCTTTTCGGAATGAATCAAATGATGCGTGGTAGTGTGTCTCAAGCATCTT from Exiguobacterium sibiricum 7-3 includes the following:
- a CDS encoding DUF4912 domain-containing protein; this encodes MLEKIIKLKEQGLTIKQIAEKVESTEGKVKYAWSKYRKSLTENKAVSTETTAVTKPKKKKAGVTVSASKQNEIVPALTAIPSLERDAFGMATHYEDDIIHAIVQSPTSVYVYWELSELSRKMLETHYHASFDSFRKEMRIIDVTLRDYEKGEANRSYQFELPEMTNTWFVRPLMPNTTYIIEWGIQTIDGDFLPVLRSKPIETPRDEPVVDGRFAEVVAHWQYGELEQPEWVEVLRPYSYFDRVR